A DNA window from Pseudomonas resinovorans NBRC 106553 contains the following coding sequences:
- a CDS encoding DegT/DnrJ/EryC1/StrS aminotransferase family protein, whose amino-acid sequence MKNRTIPVTSPLLPPLEDFVPYLEKIWDSRILTNGGSMHQALESALCEYLGVEHIALFANGTLALVTALQALRITGEVITTPYSFVATAHSLLWNGIKPVFVDIDPHTLNLDPAKIEAAITPQTTAILPVHCYGNPCDVEAIDRIADIYNLRVIYDAAHAFAVRDIGGSILRHGDLSVLSFHATKVFNTFEGGAIICPDAKTKQRINHLKNFGFVNETTVVAPGINGKMSEINAAFGLLQLKHIDKAFEARRAIDGLYRRLLAGVPGVRCLEQGSQVFANHAYFPILVEDGFPTSRDQLYQHLRDQGIMVRRYFFPLISDFPMYRGLPSAVPSNLPIAGGMAGKVLCLPIFPDLGLDDVQGICELIASARAASA is encoded by the coding sequence ATGAAGAACAGGACGATTCCCGTTACAAGCCCGCTGCTGCCGCCCCTGGAGGACTTCGTTCCCTACCTGGAGAAGATCTGGGACAGCCGGATACTCACCAACGGCGGCAGCATGCACCAGGCGCTGGAAAGCGCGCTGTGCGAATACCTGGGCGTCGAGCATATCGCCCTGTTCGCCAACGGAACCCTGGCGCTGGTCACCGCGCTACAGGCGTTGCGCATCACCGGTGAGGTCATCACCACGCCCTATTCCTTCGTGGCCACGGCCCATTCGCTGCTGTGGAACGGCATCAAGCCGGTCTTCGTCGACATCGACCCGCATACCCTGAACCTCGACCCCGCCAAGATCGAGGCGGCCATCACGCCCCAGACCACCGCCATCCTGCCGGTGCACTGCTATGGCAATCCCTGCGATGTCGAGGCCATCGACCGCATCGCCGACATCTACAACCTGCGGGTGATCTACGACGCCGCCCATGCCTTCGCCGTCCGCGATATCGGCGGCAGCATCCTGCGCCACGGCGACCTGAGCGTGCTGAGCTTCCATGCCACCAAGGTGTTCAACACCTTCGAGGGTGGCGCGATCATCTGCCCCGACGCCAAGACAAAGCAGCGGATCAACCACCTGAAGAACTTCGGCTTCGTCAATGAAACGACGGTGGTGGCGCCGGGCATCAACGGCAAGATGAGCGAGATCAACGCCGCCTTCGGCCTGTTGCAGCTCAAGCACATCGACAAGGCCTTCGAGGCGCGACGCGCCATCGATGGCCTGTACCGCCGCCTGCTGGCCGGCGTGCCCGGGGTGCGCTGCCTGGAGCAGGGCAGCCAGGTGTTCGCCAACCATGCCTATTTCCCGATCCTGGTGGAGGATGGCTTCCCGACCTCGCGGGACCAGCTGTACCAGCATCTGCGCGACCAGGGGATCATGGTGCGGCGCTACTTCTTCCCGCTGATCAGTGATTTCCCCATGTACCGTGGCCTGCCTTCCGCCGTGCCGAGCAACCTGCCGATTGCTGGCGGCATGGCCGGCAAGGTGTTGTGCCTGCCAATTTTCCCGGATCTCGGGCTGGACGACGTGCAGGGCATCTGCGAGCTGATCGCCTCGGCCAGGGCCGCCTCGGCGTGA
- a CDS encoding glycosyltransferase — protein sequence MQPLLSIVVLVYNTAEYLQECFDSLLNQRYRNIEIIAIDDGSTDDSLAICRTYEARHGNFRCLTKANEGGAIVGNLGISLAKGEYVALVDSDDVVTEDGYALLMEEALAQRADIVVGRAARLTDGVVNAVSFLYEPFVWNRRRVIDSVAEFPDLMHDGFYWNKVFRLDFLREHGLGMVPGLLYADRPFVHKAYYLSRKTAIITDLVYLWRTRATGTALSITQNKAAASNFRDRIRSMTIEWTDFEQVEGADWYRRLIAETNLQRALHVMYSIVDSPSFRAVFVEGMQRILALYGDLDWRPLGARRAVYLELLRQGEVGGLCFLLGLQNEGKTLEIDGKCYWKQPFLTSQEVVVPRELARIDFPTIGFFHISRLARCGDQLELELDIPDAVMAGTEVVFEMQSLMGDEIITFEDRGRLRPNVYGYRMTLPGDFPAGHRSGDLFGLILNYRCGAISGRYRIGRALMTSWLLEDFPIVGPFDYPVYHSPEFGGVGMRVV from the coding sequence ATGCAACCTCTGCTTTCCATCGTCGTGCTCGTCTACAACACTGCGGAGTATCTGCAGGAGTGCTTCGATTCCCTGCTGAACCAGCGCTACCGGAACATCGAGATCATCGCCATCGATGACGGCAGTACCGACGACAGCCTGGCCATCTGCCGCACCTACGAGGCGCGCCATGGGAATTTCCGTTGCCTGACCAAGGCCAACGAGGGCGGGGCGATCGTGGGCAACCTCGGCATTTCCCTGGCCAAGGGCGAATACGTCGCCCTGGTGGACTCCGATGATGTGGTCACCGAGGACGGCTATGCGTTGCTGATGGAGGAAGCCCTGGCCCAGCGCGCCGACATCGTGGTCGGCCGTGCGGCGCGCCTGACCGACGGGGTGGTGAATGCGGTCTCCTTCCTCTACGAGCCCTTCGTCTGGAACCGTCGGCGGGTCATCGACTCGGTCGCGGAGTTCCCCGACCTGATGCACGACGGCTTCTACTGGAACAAGGTCTTCCGCCTGGACTTCCTGCGCGAGCATGGCCTGGGCATGGTCCCGGGCCTGCTCTACGCCGACCGCCCATTCGTGCACAAGGCCTATTACCTCAGTCGCAAGACCGCCATCATCACCGACCTCGTCTATCTCTGGCGCACACGGGCGACGGGTACGGCGCTGTCGATCACCCAGAACAAGGCGGCTGCATCCAACTTCCGGGATCGCATTCGCTCGATGACCATCGAGTGGACGGACTTCGAGCAGGTGGAGGGTGCCGACTGGTACCGCCGCCTGATCGCCGAGACCAACCTGCAACGGGCGCTCCACGTGATGTACTCCATCGTCGACTCGCCGAGTTTCCGCGCGGTCTTCGTCGAGGGCATGCAGCGCATCCTCGCCCTGTACGGCGACCTGGACTGGCGGCCGCTTGGGGCGCGCCGCGCGGTCTACCTGGAACTCCTGCGGCAGGGGGAGGTAGGCGGCCTGTGCTTCCTGCTCGGCCTGCAGAACGAAGGCAAGACCCTCGAGATCGACGGCAAGTGCTACTGGAAACAGCCCTTCCTCACTAGCCAGGAAGTGGTGGTTCCGCGCGAGCTGGCGCGCATCGACTTTCCCACCATCGGTTTCTTCCACATCAGCCGGCTGGCCCGCTGCGGCGACCAGCTGGAACTGGAACTGGACATCCCCGATGCCGTGATGGCCGGCACCGAGGTGGTGTTCGAGATGCAGTCCCTGATGGGCGACGAGATCATTACCTTCGAGGATCGCGGACGGCTGCGGCCCAACGTCTACGGCTACCGCATGACCTTGCCGGGCGATTTCCCGGCAGGGCACCGGAGCGGGGACCTGTTCGGCCTGATCCTCAATTATCGCTGCGGCGCCATCAGTGGCCGCTACCGCATCGGTCGCGCGCTGATGACGTCGTGGCTGCTCGAGGACTTTCCCATCGTCGGCCCGTTCGACTACCCGGTTTACCATTCGCCGGAGTTCGGCGGGGTGGGGATGCGGGTGGTCTGA
- a CDS encoding ATP-grasp domain-containing protein, translating into MTIKVLVFPCGSEIGLEIHSALKYAKDVELYGVSSVSDHGEFVYARYRQIDAHVDSDEFIPQLNRLIGEWQIDLVVPAHDSVILKLAEEQGRLAARATVPEVELARICRNKNATYAHFAGCDFVPDAVSGLASNYPIFAKPAVGQGSQGVELVRDASRHQQLLDSGIEYVFSEYLPGEEFTVDCISDGQGVLLKASPRERARVKSGISVRTRPIELGAEVDAIAACIAEAFRFKGGWFFQVKRARDGRLKLLEVAPRTAGSMGLSRNLGINYPLLSLYAYSGLAFSVIAQRYPIQMDRALKNCFKVELDFDRVYLDLDDTLILRGAVNALLMALLYQWLAKGVEIVLITRHAGCPRETLARYRIAPEIFAEIIHLQDGTPKSRAIGQRERSIFIDDAYRERLDVSTSLGIPVFDLDAIEQLLDWRA; encoded by the coding sequence GTGACGATTAAGGTCCTGGTTTTTCCCTGTGGCTCGGAGATCGGGCTGGAGATCCACTCGGCGCTGAAGTACGCCAAGGACGTCGAGCTGTACGGTGTTTCGTCGGTATCCGACCACGGCGAGTTCGTGTATGCCCGCTACCGGCAGATCGACGCCCATGTGGATTCGGATGAATTCATCCCGCAACTGAACCGCCTGATCGGCGAATGGCAGATCGACCTGGTGGTGCCGGCCCACGACAGCGTGATCCTCAAGCTGGCCGAGGAACAGGGGCGGCTTGCCGCCAGGGCCACGGTGCCCGAGGTGGAGCTGGCGCGCATCTGCCGCAACAAGAACGCCACCTATGCCCACTTCGCCGGTTGCGACTTCGTGCCCGACGCGGTGTCGGGCCTGGCATCGAACTATCCGATATTCGCCAAGCCGGCGGTGGGGCAGGGCTCCCAGGGCGTCGAGCTGGTTCGCGACGCGTCTCGCCACCAGCAGTTGCTGGACAGCGGCATCGAGTACGTGTTCTCCGAATACCTGCCGGGCGAGGAATTCACGGTCGACTGCATTTCCGATGGGCAGGGCGTGCTGCTCAAGGCGTCTCCCCGTGAGCGTGCGCGGGTCAAGTCGGGCATCAGCGTGCGTACCCGGCCGATCGAGCTGGGCGCCGAGGTGGACGCCATTGCCGCCTGCATCGCCGAAGCCTTCCGCTTCAAGGGCGGCTGGTTCTTCCAGGTCAAGCGGGCCCGCGATGGCCGCCTCAAGCTGCTCGAAGTCGCGCCGCGCACGGCGGGCTCCATGGGCCTGTCCCGCAACCTGGGGATCAACTACCCCTTGCTGAGCCTGTATGCCTACTCGGGGCTGGCCTTCTCGGTGATCGCCCAGCGGTACCCGATCCAGATGGACCGGGCCCTGAAGAACTGCTTCAAGGTGGAGCTGGACTTCGACCGGGTCTATCTCGACCTCGACGACACGCTGATCCTGCGCGGTGCGGTCAACGCCCTGCTGATGGCGCTGCTCTACCAGTGGCTGGCCAAGGGCGTGGAGATCGTGCTGATCACCCGCCATGCCGGCTGTCCGCGCGAGACCCTGGCGCGGTACCGGATAGCGCCGGAGATCTTCGCCGAGATCATCCACCTCCAGGACGGCACGCCGAAGAGCCGGGCCATCGGCCAGCGGGAGCGCTCGATCTTCATCGACGATGCCTACCGCGAACGCCTGGACGTGAGCACAAGCCTGGGTATTCCGGTCTTCGACCTGGATGCCATCGAACAATTGCTGGACTGGCGCGCCTGA
- a CDS encoding CDP-glycerol glycerophosphotransferase family protein, which produces MNSSVQHHPALLLSIPVPDGIRREGEVLCLTVNASDASAVQACRLLVVGRRAKVIAAFTCSRGASGFEARLPLELFGDDETRWDVRLEATLDNGERLETQLLGRHPGGETPRHFFNEALAERGLSTYLSDSASSLVFYAAPLELHGRVTAGENAKQAFAGYLADLPLDENLVIFESFLGKSYSGNPRYIYEELRRSRPDLRCVWSYNGDQAIPGDPQVVRRGSPDYYRLLAQARYRVNNVIFPVHGRKPETVYLQAWHGTPLKRLSFDIEVSGPEVDARDNFYRESRSWSLLLSENAYSTEVFKRAFRYPGEVLELGYPLTDPLLDPAPDSAALARRLGLPEGKRFILYAPTWRDHKAIGAWQHAFDLQLDLATLSAGLADDQMLLIKAHHLVAETLDHAALPANVRDMSHLDDVNELCMLADVLVTDYSSVFFDFAVTGRPILFYCYDLELYASAIRGFYLDVHEDLPGPVTATTEGLVGLLGELDAVAREYAPRYREFQQRFCSLNDGQVARRVVQAVFGDARDD; this is translated from the coding sequence ATGAATAGCAGCGTTCAACACCATCCCGCGCTGCTCCTGTCGATTCCCGTCCCCGACGGTATTCGGCGCGAGGGCGAGGTGCTGTGCCTGACCGTCAACGCCAGCGACGCCAGCGCGGTCCAGGCTTGCCGCCTGCTGGTGGTGGGGCGGCGCGCCAAGGTGATCGCCGCCTTCACCTGCAGCCGTGGCGCCTCGGGCTTCGAAGCCCGGCTGCCACTGGAACTGTTCGGCGACGATGAAACCCGCTGGGACGTCAGGCTGGAAGCTACCCTGGACAATGGTGAGCGACTGGAGACCCAGCTGCTGGGCCGGCATCCGGGTGGCGAGACGCCCCGTCACTTCTTCAACGAGGCGCTGGCCGAGCGGGGCCTGTCGACCTACCTGAGCGACAGCGCCAGCTCCCTGGTGTTTTATGCCGCGCCCCTGGAGCTCCATGGCCGGGTCACCGCCGGGGAGAACGCCAAGCAGGCCTTCGCCGGTTACCTGGCGGACCTGCCGCTGGACGAGAACCTGGTGATCTTCGAGAGCTTCCTCGGCAAGAGCTACTCGGGCAATCCGCGCTACATCTACGAAGAGCTGCGCCGTTCGCGCCCGGACCTGCGCTGCGTCTGGTCCTACAACGGCGACCAGGCGATCCCCGGCGATCCGCAGGTGGTCAGGCGCGGTTCGCCGGACTACTACCGGCTGCTGGCGCAGGCCCGCTACCGGGTGAACAACGTCATTTTCCCGGTGCATGGGCGCAAGCCGGAAACCGTCTACCTGCAGGCCTGGCACGGCACGCCGCTGAAACGGCTGTCGTTCGACATCGAGGTCAGCGGGCCGGAAGTCGATGCCCGCGACAACTTCTACCGGGAATCCCGTTCCTGGAGCCTGTTGCTGAGCGAAAACGCCTACTCCACCGAGGTCTTCAAGCGCGCCTTCCGCTATCCGGGGGAGGTCCTGGAGCTGGGCTATCCGCTCACCGATCCGTTGCTGGACCCGGCGCCGGACAGCGCTGCGCTGGCCAGGCGCCTCGGTCTGCCGGAGGGCAAGCGCTTCATCCTCTACGCGCCCACCTGGCGGGACCACAAGGCCATCGGTGCCTGGCAGCACGCCTTCGACCTGCAGCTGGACCTGGCCACGCTGTCCGCTGGCCTTGCCGACGACCAGATGCTGCTGATCAAGGCTCATCACCTGGTGGCCGAGACCCTGGACCATGCCGCCTTGCCGGCCAATGTCCGGGACATGTCGCACCTGGATGATGTCAACGAGCTGTGCATGCTCGCGGATGTCCTGGTCACCGACTACTCCTCGGTGTTCTTCGACTTCGCTGTGACCGGCCGGCCCATCCTCTTCTACTGCTATGACCTGGAGCTCTACGCGTCGGCTATCCGCGGCTTCTACCTCGATGTGCACGAGGACCTTCCCGGCCCGGTGACCGCCACCACCGAAGGCCTGGTCGGTTTGCTCGGCGAGCTGGACGCGGTAGCCAGGGAATATGCGCCGCGCTATCGCGAGTTCCAGCAGCGCTTCTGTTCCTTGAACGATGGTCAGGTTGCGCGCCGCGTGGTCCAGGCCGTATTTGGTGACGCACGTGACGATTAA